In the genome of Gloeotrichia echinulata CP02, one region contains:
- a CDS encoding transposase produces the protein MRQVEKHIIKEGHDWFDYCSDITTISRQLYNTAQFTQRQGFFYGWGTQSQASLDSLFKQNENYKAISAKVAQLVLKQNADAWIAYYKALVAYKVEPTKFTGRPKPPNYVDDKNLVKFNNQAIGKREFNKGFIIPSMSPIRIPVKPGLKFEDLCEVRIIPKTGCFVIEIVYEITELSEFFCSLNPELNAAIDIGLDNLATIVFNDLAIQPIIVNGKPLKSANQFYNKQVAKFRGFLPHGKAKSRRIANIVRNRNQFIDSYLHQSTKMIVDQLLSLGVTHVSIGKNEQWKTRLNLGKRTNQSFIQIPHAKFIEILTYKLVRVGITVKVAEESYTSKASAIDWDIIPTYQPNNKIKHVFSGKRVKRAWYISKNGLKIHADVNAGYNIGRKSNPEGFDCLQSILRDRGCLVVHPRRITPLFKRVHAESRVA, from the coding sequence ATGCGTCAAGTAGAAAAGCACATAATCAAAGAAGGACATGACTGGTTTGATTATTGTAGTGACATTACCACTATTTCTCGGCAGCTTTACAACACTGCTCAATTCACTCAGCGTCAAGGTTTTTTCTACGGATGGGGAACTCAATCACAAGCTAGCTTAGATAGTTTATTCAAACAAAATGAGAACTACAAAGCAATAAGCGCAAAAGTAGCGCAACTCGTTTTGAAGCAGAATGCAGATGCGTGGATTGCTTACTACAAAGCATTAGTGGCTTACAAAGTTGAACCAACTAAGTTCACTGGTAGACCAAAACCACCTAATTATGTTGATGATAAAAACTTAGTGAAATTCAATAATCAAGCAATTGGTAAAAGAGAATTTAATAAAGGTTTCATTATCCCATCAATGTCGCCAATCAGGATTCCAGTAAAGCCTGGACTAAAGTTTGAGGACTTGTGTGAGGTACGAATTATCCCAAAAACTGGATGCTTCGTTATCGAAATAGTCTATGAAATTACCGAGTTGTCAGAGTTTTTTTGTAGTTTGAATCCTGAACTGAATGCGGCGATAGATATTGGTTTAGATAATCTAGCGACGATTGTTTTCAATGATCTAGCAATACAACCAATTATTGTAAATGGTAAACCATTGAAATCAGCCAACCAGTTTTATAACAAGCAGGTTGCCAAGTTTCGAGGTTTTCTGCCTCATGGTAAAGCTAAATCAAGGCGAATCGCAAATATCGTCCGCAACCGTAATCAATTTATAGATTCATATTTGCATCAATCCACAAAAATGATTGTGGATCAACTTCTATCTCTTGGTGTAACTCACGTCTCAATCGGGAAAAACGAACAATGGAAAACACGTCTTAATTTAGGTAAACGTACAAACCAAAGCTTTATTCAAATACCACATGCTAAATTTATCGAGATACTGACTTACAAATTAGTTAGAGTCGGTATTACCGTTAAGGTAGCAGAAGAATCTTACACAAGTAAGGCTTCAGCGATTGATTGGGACATCATCCCAACTTATCAACCTAACAACAAGATCAAGCATGTATTCTCAGGAAAACGTGTCAAACGTGCGTGGTATATCAGTAAAAATGGTTTGAAGATTCATGCTGACGTGAACGCAGGGTACAACATCGGCAGAAAAAGTAATCCTGAAGGATTTGACTGTCTCCAGTCTATTCTAAGGGATAGGGGGTGTCTGGTAGTACATCCAAGGCGGATAACTCCACTATTTAAGCGTGTCCATGCTGAAAGTAGAGTTGCTTAA
- a CDS encoding PspA/IM30 family protein codes for MGLFDRIKRVVSANLNDLVNKAEDPEKMLEQAILEMQEDLVQLRQGVAQAIAAQKRTEKQYNDAQNEINKWQRNAQLALQKGDENLARQALERKKTYTETGNALKASLDQQNVQVETLKRNLIQLESKISEAKTKKEMLKARITTAKAQEQLQSMVSGMNTSSAMAAFERMEEKVLMQEARAQSAGELASADLESQFAQLEGSSDVDDELAALKASLAPATPPNQLQLPPQQSTAPPKPTEPVDSELEALRKQLDQL; via the coding sequence ATGGGATTATTCGATCGCATTAAGCGAGTAGTCAGTGCTAACCTCAACGATCTAGTAAATAAAGCGGAAGACCCTGAAAAGATGCTAGAGCAAGCTATCCTGGAAATGCAGGAAGACTTGGTACAGCTGCGTCAGGGCGTTGCTCAAGCGATCGCTGCCCAAAAACGCACGGAAAAACAGTATAACGATGCCCAAAATGAAATCAATAAGTGGCAACGCAATGCCCAGTTAGCACTGCAAAAAGGCGATGAAAACTTAGCCAGACAAGCTTTAGAGCGGAAAAAGACTTATACTGAAACAGGCAATGCTCTAAAAGCTAGCCTGGATCAACAAAACGTTCAGGTAGAAACCCTCAAGCGCAACTTAATCCAGCTTGAAAGCAAGATTTCTGAGGCGAAGACCAAAAAAGAAATGCTCAAAGCGCGGATTACTACCGCCAAAGCTCAAGAGCAACTCCAAAGCATGGTCAGTGGGATGAATACCAGTAGTGCAATGGCGGCTTTTGAGCGGATGGAAGAAAAAGTCCTCATGCAAGAAGCCCGCGCCCAGTCAGCAGGAGAGTTGGCAAGTGCTGATTTAGAAAGTCAATTTGCACAGTTGGAAGGTAGTAGCGATGTTGATGATGAATTGGCAGCTTTGAAAGCCTCACTAGCACCCGCTACTCCACCCAATCAACTCCAACTACCACCCCAACAATCAACCGCACCTCCCAAACCTACTGAACCAGTTGATTCAGAATTGGAAGCTCTGCGTAAGCAATTGGATCAATTATAA
- a CDS encoding thioredoxin family protein, translating into MSKGVITITDAEFETEVLNADLPVLLYFWASWCGPCQLMSPVINLAATTYRDRLKVVKIEIDPNPVTVKQYQVEGVPAFRLIQGEKLLLSIEGVINKEKLVSILDMHLNSN; encoded by the coding sequence ATGAGTAAGGGTGTAATCACCATAACTGATGCGGAGTTTGAAACCGAAGTTTTAAACGCCGATCTGCCAGTATTGCTTTACTTTTGGGCTTCCTGGTGTGGGCCTTGTCAATTGATGTCGCCAGTAATTAACTTAGCTGCCACCACATACAGAGATCGCCTCAAAGTCGTTAAAATCGAAATTGACCCTAACCCAGTGACTGTTAAGCAGTACCAGGTGGAAGGTGTCCCCGCGTTCAGACTAATTCAAGGCGAGAAACTTTTACTATCAATTGAGGGAGTGATCAATAAAGAGAAATTAGTCAGCATTCTAGATATGCACTTAAATAGTAATTAG
- a CDS encoding LL-diaminopimelate aminotransferase, whose product MQFAKRLEPLQSNVFAVMDNAKATALAAGRQIIDLSLGSSDLPTEVHVIEAIAQSLQDRSTHGYLLFHATLGFRQAAANWYEQKFGIKVDPETEVLPLIGSQEGTAHLPLALLNPGDFALLLDPGYPSHSGGVYLASGQIYPMPLRPENDFLPVLADIPAPILAQSRMMVLSYPHNPTAAIAPLSFFKEAVAFCQQHNIVLVHDFPYVDLVFPEAGDCLRGDFSPIPPSPSLVPSILQADPDKSVSIEFFTLSKSYNMGGFRIGYAIGNAQLIKALRQVKTAVDFNQYRGILNGAIAALTGPESGVQAAVTTFRQRRDAFITALHRIGWYVPTPKATMYIWAKLPSPWSHNSIEFCTQLVEKTGVAASGGAGFGKSGEGYVRFALVHEPSVLETAVNRIAEFL is encoded by the coding sequence ATGCAATTTGCAAAACGTTTAGAACCCCTGCAATCGAATGTATTTGCTGTAATGGATAATGCCAAAGCCACTGCTTTGGCTGCTGGTAGACAGATAATTGATCTGTCTTTGGGGTCTTCTGATTTACCAACCGAGGTACATGTGATTGAGGCGATCGCACAGTCTCTCCAAGATCGCAGTACCCACGGTTACTTGCTGTTTCACGCAACTCTTGGGTTTCGTCAAGCCGCAGCCAATTGGTACGAACAAAAATTTGGGATCAAGGTCGATCCGGAAACTGAGGTTTTACCCCTGATTGGTTCCCAGGAAGGTACAGCCCATTTGCCCCTAGCATTACTCAATCCAGGGGATTTTGCCCTGTTACTCGATCCGGGCTACCCCTCCCATTCTGGGGGAGTCTACTTAGCTAGTGGTCAAATTTATCCGATGCCATTACGTCCAGAAAATGATTTTTTGCCTGTATTGGCTGATATTCCTGCCCCTATTTTGGCACAATCGCGGATGATGGTTTTAAGCTATCCGCACAATCCCACCGCTGCGATCGCTCCTTTATCTTTCTTCAAAGAAGCTGTGGCTTTTTGTCAGCAACACAATATCGTCCTAGTTCACGATTTCCCCTATGTAGATTTGGTATTTCCCGAGGCTGGGGACTGTCTAAGGGGAGATTTTTCCCCCATTCCCCCATCCCCATCCCTAGTCCCCTCGATTCTGCAAGCTGACCCAGATAAAAGCGTCTCGATTGAATTTTTTACCCTTTCCAAATCCTATAATATGGGCGGCTTCCGCATTGGCTATGCTATTGGCAATGCCCAGTTAATTAAAGCCCTACGTCAGGTAAAAACCGCCGTTGATTTTAATCAGTATCGGGGAATTTTGAATGGGGCGATCGCCGCTTTAACTGGTCCTGAGTCCGGCGTACAAGCTGCTGTTACTACCTTCCGCCAACGTCGCGACGCCTTCATCACCGCTTTACACCGCATTGGCTGGTACGTTCCCACTCCCAAAGCGACAATGTACATCTGGGCAAAATTGCCCTCACCTTGGAGTCATAATTCTATCGAATTTTGTACCCAGCTAGTCGAAAAAACCGGAGTGGCTGCTTCTGGTGGTGCTGGCTTTGGCAAATCTGGCGAAGGTTACGTTCGCTTTGCTTTAGTCCATGAACCTTCGGTGTTAGAAACCGCTGTGAATAGAATTGCTGAGTTTCTGTAG
- a CDS encoding MBL fold metallo-hydrolase yields the protein MSNFALSDSEIYLREKQTTQPSNPAQEFLVKFWGVRGLIPTPGCNTNRYGGNTGCVEMSVAGKHLIFDGGTGLRVLGKNWQQRQKPIEAHLFFTNSQSNRIQGFPFFAPAFIAQNSFHIYGTAASNSASIKQCLCDQMLQPHFPYPLQVMQSYLQFYNLSPDSEVKLGDVTVTTALIDQNQRSVGYRVTWQGYNVAYVTDLHKNSEQLDRERILQIIQGVDLLIANATYNPPTAYNHEFTDLHWQTAVDLANNAGVQRLVISHHHPDDNDDFLDQVQVAVKSVFPQALLAHEGLIITLSLQ from the coding sequence ATGTCAAATTTTGCGCTGTCGGATTCCGAGATTTACTTACGTGAAAAGCAAACTACTCAGCCGAGTAATCCAGCCCAGGAGTTTCTCGTGAAATTCTGGGGTGTTAGGGGTTTGATTCCCACCCCAGGCTGCAATACCAACCGCTATGGTGGTAACACTGGTTGTGTAGAGATGTCTGTAGCGGGTAAACACTTGATTTTTGATGGCGGGACTGGCTTACGTGTCTTGGGGAAAAATTGGCAACAACGGCAAAAACCTATAGAAGCCCATTTATTTTTTACCAATTCCCAATCAAATCGTATCCAAGGGTTTCCTTTTTTTGCGCCTGCATTTATTGCCCAAAATAGTTTTCATATTTACGGTACAGCTGCGTCGAATAGCGCGTCTATTAAACAATGTCTCTGTGACCAAATGCTGCAGCCGCACTTTCCTTATCCTTTACAGGTGATGCAGTCTTATTTGCAATTCTACAATCTGAGTCCCGATAGCGAGGTAAAGTTAGGTGATGTGACGGTGACAACGGCATTAATTGATCAAAATCAGCGGTCTGTTGGTTATCGAGTCACCTGGCAGGGATATAATGTTGCCTATGTGACGGATTTGCACAAGAATAGTGAACAATTAGACCGAGAGAGGATTTTACAAATTATTCAAGGGGTGGATTTGCTGATTGCCAATGCTACCTACAATCCCCCAACGGCTTATAACCATGAATTTACAGATTTACACTGGCAAACTGCTGTAGACTTGGCTAATAATGCTGGTGTGCAACGGTTGGTCATTTCTCATCACCACCCCGATGACAACGATGATTTTCTCGACCAAGTGCAAGTCGCAGTTAAATCTGTCTTTCCTCAAGCATTACTCGCTCATGAAGGTTTAATTATCACTTTGTCACTCCAATAA
- the panD gene encoding aspartate 1-decarboxylase: MQRTLLLAKIHNCTLTGANINYVGSISIDQILLEASGILPYEQVQVVNNANGQRFITYAIPATANSGVIELNGAAARLGIIGDRLIIMTYGQFTSEELKNYSPTVVIVDEKNRLLEVRHYDDLLGKV; this comes from the coding sequence ATGCAGCGTACTCTCCTTTTAGCAAAAATTCACAACTGTACCCTCACGGGAGCAAATATCAACTACGTGGGAAGTATTAGCATCGATCAAATCTTATTGGAAGCATCTGGTATCTTACCGTATGAACAGGTGCAAGTAGTGAATAATGCCAATGGACAACGCTTCATTACTTATGCAATCCCCGCCACAGCCAACTCAGGAGTAATTGAGCTAAATGGAGCCGCAGCACGTCTAGGCATTATTGGCGATCGCTTGATTATAATGACTTACGGGCAGTTCACATCGGAAGAGTTAAAAAATTACTCGCCTACGGTCGTGATTGTAGACGAAAAAAACCGACTATTGGAAGTGCGGCACTACGATGACCTGCTCGGTAAGGTCTAA
- a CDS encoding inorganic diphosphatase yields the protein MNLSLIPPQPKPGLISVLIEIPGGSKNKYEYDKELEAFALDRVLYSSVQYPYDYGFVPNTLADDGDPLDGMVLIDEPTFPGCVIAARPIGFLEMIDGGDRDEKILAVPDKDPRYAQVKSLKDIPAHRLDEIAEFFRSYKNLEKKVTEILGWQDADKVKALVEKSILAYGKG from the coding sequence GTGAACTTATCGCTTATACCACCCCAACCTAAACCCGGTCTCATCAGCGTTCTGATTGAAATTCCGGGTGGAAGTAAAAACAAATATGAATATGACAAGGAATTGGAAGCCTTTGCCCTAGACCGAGTACTTTATTCTTCGGTACAATATCCATACGATTACGGCTTTGTACCCAATACCCTAGCTGATGATGGCGATCCCCTAGATGGTATGGTGCTAATAGACGAGCCGACCTTTCCTGGTTGTGTTATCGCCGCCAGACCAATTGGCTTTTTAGAGATGATTGACGGTGGCGATCGCGACGAAAAAATTCTGGCTGTCCCTGACAAAGATCCACGCTACGCCCAAGTAAAATCCCTCAAAGATATACCAGCACACCGCTTGGATGAAATTGCCGAATTTTTCCGTAGTTATAAAAATTTGGAAAAAAAGGTAACTGAAATACTCGGTTGGCAAGATGCTGATAAAGTAAAAGCCCTAGTAGAAAAGTCCATCCTCGCCTACGGTAAAGGTTAA
- a CDS encoding DUF362 domain-containing protein, with protein MQTQTPSVSLIRATSYEREALRESLVTLLEPFGGIAAFVKKGDRVLLKPNLLTGSRPGKECTTRPELVYEVAQMVLEVGGQPFLGDSPAFGSAKGVAIASGYQPVLEALNLPIIDFHGKRYETISENFNHLRLSKEAMEADVVINLPKVKSHMQLTLTLGVKNLFGCVPGKMKAWWHLEAGKDANRFGEMLVETARAINPNLTILDGIIGHEGNGPSGGEPRKLGILAAASDVFALDRAMVEILNVSPDQVPTLAASQRLGVCPELSAIQFPILAPDLLKIEDWRLPDKLIPIDFAMPRVIKSTFRHLYIRFIKEPMTAYGKR; from the coding sequence ATGCAGACTCAAACACCATCTGTCAGTTTAATCCGGGCTACTTCTTACGAGCGCGAGGCTTTACGGGAATCTTTAGTCACCTTGCTAGAACCTTTTGGCGGGATAGCAGCTTTTGTCAAGAAAGGCGATAGGGTTTTGCTCAAACCGAATCTGCTCACAGGGTCTCGTCCTGGTAAAGAGTGTACCACCCGCCCCGAACTAGTTTACGAAGTAGCCCAGATGGTTCTTGAAGTTGGCGGTCAGCCATTTTTGGGCGATAGTCCAGCTTTTGGTAGTGCTAAGGGAGTCGCGATCGCCAGTGGCTATCAACCTGTTTTAGAAGCACTCAATCTACCAATTATCGATTTTCATGGGAAGCGTTACGAAACTATCAGCGAAAATTTTAACCACCTGCGTCTGTCGAAAGAAGCGATGGAAGCCGATGTGGTAATTAATTTACCTAAAGTAAAATCCCATATGCAGCTGACATTAACCCTGGGAGTAAAAAACCTTTTTGGTTGCGTCCCCGGTAAAATGAAAGCTTGGTGGCACCTAGAAGCGGGGAAAGATGCGAACCGTTTTGGTGAAATGTTGGTAGAAACAGCTAGGGCAATTAACCCCAACTTAACGATTTTAGATGGGATCATTGGTCATGAAGGGAATGGCCCTAGTGGTGGAGAACCTCGTAAATTAGGAATTTTAGCAGCAGCATCCGATGTATTTGCCTTAGATCGGGCAATGGTGGAAATCCTCAATGTCTCACCCGATCAAGTACCCACACTTGCAGCTTCTCAAAGATTAGGAGTTTGTCCTGAATTATCTGCCATCCAATTTCCTATTTTAGCACCTGATTTACTCAAAATAGAAGATTGGCGACTACCAGATAAATTAATCCCCATCGATTTTGCTATGCCCCGTGTGATTAAATCGACATTTAGACATCTTTACATTCGGTTTATCAAAGAACCAATGACGGCTTATGGTAAACGTTAA
- a CDS encoding aspartate ammonia-lyase codes for MTQPTDFQFRTERDSMGDRQISSSAYYGIQTLRAIENFPISGIKPLATYVDACLLIKKATAIVNGELGCIPQDISQAIVQASEEILTGQLRDQFVVDVYQAGAGTSHHMNVNEVLANRALEILGDVKGNYQRVSPNDHVNYGQSTNDVIPTAIRIGGLLALSKTLQPALDQAIAVLSHKAIEFQDIVKSGRTHLQDAVPVRLGDNFGAWAQILSDHQNRIYTASGDLMVLGLGGSAAGTGLNTHRQYRVRVVEVLSELLNSPLEPAPHLMAAMQSMAPFVNVSGALRNLAQDLVKISHDLRLLDSGPKTGFKEIQLPPVQPGSSIMPGKYNPVMAEMTSMVCFQVMGYDSAIALAAQAGQLELNVMMPLIAYNLIHSMEILGNTIAALTQSCIKGITANKERCLAYAEGSLALVTALNPHIGYLNAAAVAKESLETGKSLRQIVLERGLMTQTQLATVLNLEQMCGISPLRSE; via the coding sequence ATGACTCAACCAACAGATTTCCAATTCCGTACTGAACGCGATTCGATGGGCGATCGCCAAATCTCCAGTAGCGCTTATTACGGTATTCAAACCCTACGCGCTATCGAAAATTTCCCTATAAGTGGAATTAAGCCACTAGCTACTTACGTAGATGCTTGTTTATTAATTAAAAAAGCGACAGCAATTGTCAACGGGGAATTAGGTTGCATACCCCAAGATATCAGTCAGGCGATTGTGCAAGCATCTGAAGAAATACTTACAGGACAGTTGCGGGATCAATTTGTCGTCGATGTCTACCAAGCTGGTGCTGGAACCTCTCACCACATGAATGTCAACGAAGTTCTCGCCAATCGCGCCTTAGAAATTCTTGGCGATGTCAAAGGCAATTACCAGCGTGTGAGTCCTAATGACCACGTTAACTATGGGCAGTCTACCAATGATGTGATTCCCACGGCAATACGCATTGGTGGATTATTGGCACTATCAAAGACATTACAGCCAGCGTTAGATCAGGCGATCGCCGTTTTATCCCACAAAGCCATAGAATTCCAAGATATCGTTAAATCTGGCAGAACTCACCTACAAGATGCTGTCCCTGTGCGTTTGGGTGATAATTTCGGCGCCTGGGCACAAATCTTATCAGATCACCAAAACCGCATTTACACCGCCTCTGGGGATTTGATGGTGTTAGGTTTGGGTGGGAGTGCAGCGGGAACAGGATTAAATACTCATAGACAATATCGCGTCCGTGTGGTAGAAGTTCTATCAGAGTTGCTGAACTCTCCCCTGGAACCCGCACCCCACCTCATGGCAGCAATGCAGAGTATGGCACCATTTGTCAATGTTTCTGGTGCTTTACGCAATTTAGCACAGGATTTAGTCAAAATATCCCATGATTTGCGGCTGCTGGATTCGGGTCCGAAAACTGGTTTTAAAGAAATTCAATTACCCCCAGTACAACCAGGCTCCTCAATTATGCCAGGAAAGTATAATCCAGTCATGGCAGAGATGACATCAATGGTGTGCTTTCAAGTCATGGGTTATGACAGTGCGATCGCTCTAGCCGCCCAAGCCGGACAATTGGAACTAAATGTGATGATGCCACTAATTGCTTATAATTTGATTCACAGCATGGAAATTTTGGGTAATACCATCGCCGCCCTGACTCAAAGCTGCATCAAAGGCATTACAGCTAACAAGGAACGTTGTTTGGCTTACGCTGAAGGCAGTTTAGCATTAGTAACCGCACTCAATCCCCACATCGGTTATCTCAATGCTGCGGCTGTAGCTAAGGAATCCTTAGAAACAGGCAAATCTTTGCGTCAAATTGTCCTAGAACGAGGATTAATGACACAAACCCAATTAGCCACAGTGTTAAATCTCGAACAGATGTGTGGTATCTCACCCCTCAGATCAGAATAG
- a CDS encoding Uma2 family endonuclease, with the protein MTQAQIQAQAQTETKLYTFDEFIEWYPENSQLRYELHDGIIIEMPKPRGKHSNLTGSLSGRLLTTIDKIGKIDIWTIPRESIVKPYRDKSGYEPDIIVLNQETIGTETRWEHESVIQNATSVKLIVEVVSTNWQDDYYDKRRDYVGRSPSRRVAMGIPEYWIVDYAALGAREFIGYPKQPTIFVYELIDAEYVKTTFRENDVIVSPSFPQFNLTAQQIFNFAG; encoded by the coding sequence ATGACCCAAGCCCAAATACAAGCACAAGCACAAACCGAAACAAAATTATATACCTTTGATGAATTTATTGAATGGTATCCAGAAAACTCACAATTGCGTTATGAATTGCATGATGGAATAATTATTGAGATGCCTAAGCCTAGGGGTAAGCATTCAAATTTAACGGGTTCTCTCAGTGGCAGATTGCTGACAACGATTGATAAAATTGGTAAAATAGACATTTGGACAATACCCAGAGAATCGATTGTCAAACCTTACCGCGACAAGTCTGGGTACGAACCGGACATCATTGTTCTAAATCAAGAAACTATTGGCACCGAGACACGCTGGGAACATGAGTCAGTTATTCAAAACGCCACTTCGGTCAAATTGATCGTAGAAGTTGTTAGTACCAATTGGCAAGACGACTACTACGACAAACGTCGTGATTATGTTGGGCGAAGCCCTTCCCGAAGGGTAGCTATGGGCATTCCCGAATACTGGATTGTAGATTATGCAGCTTTGGGAGCGCGTGAATTTATTGGCTATCCCAAACAACCAACTATCTTTGTATACGAACTAATTGACGCAGAATACGTAAAAACCACCTTTAGAGAAAATGATGTAATTGTCTCCCCTAGTTTCCCACAATTTAATCTTACCGCACAACAGATTTTTAATTTCGCTGGATAA
- the pgsA gene encoding CDP-diacylglycerol--glycerol-3-phosphate 3-phosphatidyltransferase, whose protein sequence is MTLPNWITFSRLLGIPFLLYGLYNPTPQGRWICLAIFLVAALTDWLDGYLARKLDQISDLGKFLDPLVDKLLVLAPLLVLIELRQIPAWGVFIILARELAIAGWRVNQTTITGANIWGKLKTVSQIVAISLLIAPLSAVWQIPSLIAFWISVVFTVISGIIYLISANEAAN, encoded by the coding sequence ATGACTCTGCCTAATTGGATTACTTTCTCCCGTCTTTTGGGAATCCCATTTCTGCTTTACGGGTTATACAACCCCACACCGCAAGGGAGGTGGATATGTTTGGCAATTTTTCTCGTTGCGGCTTTAACTGATTGGTTAGATGGCTATTTAGCGCGAAAACTCGACCAAATTAGCGATTTGGGCAAATTTCTCGACCCTTTGGTAGATAAATTGCTGGTCTTGGCGCCTTTATTGGTCTTAATTGAGTTGAGACAGATACCAGCTTGGGGAGTGTTTATTATTTTAGCGCGGGAATTGGCGATCGCTGGTTGGCGGGTGAATCAAACGACGATTACAGGGGCAAATATTTGGGGTAAACTGAAAACCGTCAGTCAAATAGTGGCAATATCTCTGCTAATTGCACCTTTATCAGCAGTCTGGCAAATTCCGTCCTTAATTGCCTTTTGGATATCTGTTGTTTTTACCGTAATATCTGGCATAATTTATCTAATATCGGCAAATGAAGCAGCTAACTAG
- the galE gene encoding UDP-glucose 4-epimerase GalE produces the protein MNQKVLVTGGAGYIGSHVVRQLGEAGYDVVIYDNCSTGVPQAVLSGELIIGDLADIDRLYQVFAKHQFSAVLHFAASLIVPESVANPLDYYANNTRNTLNLLRCCSVMGVKQFIFSSTAAVYGQPQENPVTESTPTLPINPYGRSKLMSEWLIQDYGLASRLRYIILRYFNVGGADPSGRLGQNSRNATHLIAAACNTALHRQPELHIFGTDFPTPDGTGIRDYIHVEDLAAAHVDALSYLEQGGNSQILNCGYGQGYSVRQVVERVKALSGVDFPVIAASRRPGDPACVTACADKIQQVLGWQPKYNNLDAIIYTTLAWEIARDNLRSIGVIEKLLSINNNKEKLVRSQMMEMALRLAQS, from the coding sequence ATGAATCAAAAAGTTTTGGTGACTGGGGGTGCTGGCTATATTGGTTCCCACGTCGTCCGCCAACTCGGCGAAGCCGGTTATGATGTCGTCATATATGACAACTGCTCTACCGGTGTACCCCAAGCCGTACTGTCTGGTGAGCTAATTATCGGCGATCTAGCAGATATAGACCGTCTTTACCAAGTCTTTGCCAAGCATCAATTTAGTGCAGTTCTGCACTTTGCTGCCAGTTTAATTGTACCAGAATCCGTTGCCAATCCCCTCGATTATTACGCCAACAACACCCGCAATACTCTGAATTTGCTCCGGTGCTGTAGTGTAATGGGTGTTAAGCAATTCATTTTTTCTAGTACAGCCGCAGTTTACGGACAACCTCAAGAAAATCCCGTCACCGAGTCTACTCCCACCCTACCGATTAACCCCTACGGGCGCTCCAAACTCATGAGCGAATGGCTCATTCAAGACTATGGGTTAGCCTCTCGCCTACGGTACATAATTCTACGCTACTTCAACGTCGGGGGAGCCGACCCTAGTGGACGACTAGGACAGAATTCTCGCAATGCAACTCACTTGATTGCAGCCGCTTGTAATACTGCACTCCACCGTCAACCAGAATTGCACATTTTTGGCACTGATTTTCCCACACCTGATGGTACGGGAATTCGCGACTATATCCATGTTGAAGACTTAGCAGCAGCCCATGTCGATGCTTTAAGCTACCTAGAACAGGGCGGTAACAGCCAAATTCTCAACTGTGGTTATGGCCAAGGATATAGTGTAAGGCAAGTTGTCGAACGTGTCAAGGCTCTTTCTGGCGTAGATTTCCCCGTGATAGCAGCCAGTCGTCGCCCTGGAGACCCAGCTTGTGTTACAGCTTGTGCGGATAAAATCCAGCAAGTATTGGGTTGGCAGCCTAAGTATAACAACTTGGATGCCATTATATACACCACCCTAGCTTGGGAAATTGCGCGAGACAATTTGAGGTCAATCGGAGTGATTGAGAAACTTCTATCTATCAATAACAATAAGGAAAAATTAGTCAGATCTCAAATGATGGAAATGGCTCTCAGACTAGCTCAGTCTTAA